Proteins from a genomic interval of Nostoc sp. TCL240-02:
- a CDS encoding prohibitin family protein, whose translation MIKNKTFNSAGKLTALLFLITLFLTPCVIVNAGERGVLMKFGEVQNQILGEGLHLIIPVVNTVKKLSIRVQKQEISTEASSKDLQNVFADVALNWHIIPQEANVVFQEIGDEQAVVMRIINPAVEEVLKAIIAKYTAEEIITKRGEVKGAVDDALSTRLGNYHVAVDDISLVHVHFSERFGEAVEAKQIAEQEAKRAEFIALRATKEAEAKVNLAKGEAEAHRLLRDGLTPEILQRQAIEKWNGKLPLIVSKEAPKLLNLSEFLKFD comes from the coding sequence ATGATAAAAAATAAAACTTTTAACAGTGCAGGTAAACTGACTGCTCTTTTGTTCCTGATAACTCTCTTTCTCACACCTTGTGTAATTGTAAATGCAGGAGAACGTGGTGTATTGATGAAATTTGGCGAAGTGCAAAACCAGATATTAGGAGAAGGACTTCACTTAATTATTCCTGTAGTTAATACTGTGAAAAAGTTGAGTATTCGAGTCCAAAAACAGGAAATTTCGACTGAAGCTTCTTCCAAGGATTTACAAAATGTTTTCGCCGATGTTGCTCTCAATTGGCATATTATCCCCCAGGAAGCAAATGTGGTTTTTCAAGAAATTGGAGATGAACAAGCTGTAGTCATGCGGATTATTAACCCAGCCGTTGAAGAAGTATTAAAAGCAATCATAGCAAAGTATACTGCTGAAGAAATTATTACTAAGCGAGGAGAAGTCAAAGGTGCAGTAGATGATGCGTTGTCTACACGGCTGGGTAACTATCACGTTGCAGTGGATGATATTTCTCTAGTTCATGTCCATTTTTCTGAACGATTTGGTGAGGCGGTAGAGGCGAAGCAGATTGCTGAACAAGAAGCAAAACGAGCAGAGTTTATCGCACTTAGAGCAACAAAAGAGGCTGAAGCAAAAGTTAATTTAGCCAAAGGAGAGGCTGAAGCACATAGATTATTACGTGATGGTTTAACTCCAGAAATCCTACAAAGGCAAGCAATAGAAAAATGGAATGGTAAGCTGCCATTAATTGTAAGTAAGGAGGCTCCAAAACTGTTGAATTTAAGTGAATTTTTAAAATTTGATTAA